The Procambarus clarkii isolate CNS0578487 chromosome 7, FALCON_Pclarkii_2.0, whole genome shotgun sequence genome window below encodes:
- the LOC138357692 gene encoding protamine-like, giving the protein MTTTRDEGLATRVRRLRAKSRSDDVRAKSRSDDEGSTVEVRRRRDQDEVRRRRVKSRSDDEGSSTRSDDEGPRRGPTTKGQDEVRRRRVKSRSDDEGSRRGPMTKGQDEGRRRGGRSGSSMSIGMASRLLDLGRRSSPRQDHVMNYKVR; this is encoded by the coding sequence ATGACAACGACGAGGGACGAGGGGCTGGCTACACGTGTCCGACGACTAAGGGCCAAGTCGAGGTCCGACGACGTAAGGGCCAAGTCGAGGTCCGACGACGAAGGGTCAACAGTCGAGGTCCGACGACGAAGGGACCAAGACGAGGTCCGACGACGAAGGGTCAAGTCGAGGTCCGACGACGAAGGGTCAAGTACGAGGTCCGACGACGAAGGGCCAAGACGAGGTCCGACGACGAAGGGTCAAGACGAGGTCCGACGACGAAGGGTCAAGTCGAGGTCCGACGACGAAGGGTCAAGACGAGGTCCGATGACTAAGGGCCAAGACGAGGGCCGACGACGAGGGGGCCGGAGCGGTAGTTCTATGAGCATCGGGATGGCAAGCCGGCTGCTTGACCTGGGTCGTCGCTCCTCGCCTCGCCAGGACCACGTGATGAATTACAAGGTCAGATGA